The following is a genomic window from Opitutus sp. GAS368.
CGGGCTTCCTGGCCGACTGTGCGTGGTTCACCCACGGCCGGCTCGCGCCCGCCGCGCAGAACGCCCTGGTCTACGGCTGGGGCATGAACGCCGCCTTTGCCTTCGGCCTCTGGCTGATGGCCCGCCTGTCCGCGACCACCCTCCGCCACGGCGGCTGGCTTTTCATCGCCGCCAAGTTCTGGAACCTCGGCGTCACCCTCGGCGTGCTGGGCATCCTTGGCGGCTACTCGACCTCCTTCGAGCTGCTCGAGATGCCGCGCTTCGTCTGTTTCCTCCTGCTCGCGGCCTACGCGCTCGTCGGAGTCTGGGCGGTCACCACCTTCAGCATCCGCAACACCGAGAACGTCTACGCCTCGCAGTGGTATCTCTTCGGCGCAGCGTTCTGGTTCCCCTGGCTCTACGCCATCGCGCAGGTGATGCTCTTCCAGGCCCCCGTGCGCGGCGTGCTCCAGCCCGTCGTCAATGCCTGGTATGCCCACGGCCTCTACAACCTCTGGTTCGTGCCGATGGCCCTGGCCGCCGCGTATTACTTCCTGCCCAAGATCCTCGGCAAGCCCGTCTCCAACTACTACCTGGCCTCGCTGGCCTTCTGGTGGTTGTCCATCACCTCGGCTTTCGCCGGCGGCAGCCGCCTGATCGGCGCGCCGGTGCCGGTGTGGATCCCGACCTTGGGCATCGTCGCCAACATGCTGGTCGTCGTCGGCGTGGTCATCGTGGCGATCAACCTCTTCGGCACGGTGTCCGGCCGCTTCGCGGCCGCCCGGGCCAGCCTGACGCTCCGCTTTATCCTGATCAGCATCGTGAGCTTCGTGCTCGCCGCGGTCATGAACCTCGCGCTCTCGATGCGCGACTTCGCCGCGGTGGTCCAGTTCACCCTGCTGGACGGCCTGCGCGACTGGCTGACCTTCTACGCCTGCTTCTCCACCGCGATGTTCGGCGCCGCGTATTTCCTCCTGCCGCGCCTGACGGGCAAGGAGTGGCGCTCCGCCGCGCTGATCAAGCTGCACCTCGGCGCCACCGCGCTCGGCGTGATTCTGATGGTCGTGGGCATGACCTACGCCGGCTGGCACCAGGGCCGGCTGCTCAATGACGCCGCCG
Proteins encoded in this region:
- a CDS encoding cbb3-type cytochrome c oxidase subunit I, with protein sequence MNPPANNRTEQIEIDASAKWPVLVFLASAMVWLILGGVLQLAANMQLYQPGFLADCAWFTHGRLAPAAQNALVYGWGMNAAFAFGLWLMARLSATTLRHGGWLFIAAKFWNLGVTLGVLGILGGYSTSFELLEMPRFVCFLLLAAYALVGVWAVTTFSIRNTENVYASQWYLFGAAFWFPWLYAIAQVMLFQAPVRGVLQPVVNAWYAHGLYNLWFVPMALAAAYYFLPKILGKPVSNYYLASLAFWWLSITSAFAGGSRLIGAPVPVWIPTLGIVANMLVVVGVVIVAINLFGTVSGRFAAARASLTLRFILISIVSFVLAAVMNLALSMRDFAAVVQFTLLDGLRDWLTFYACFSTAMFGAAYFLLPRLTGKEWRSAALIKLHLGATALGVILMVVGMTYAGWHQGRLLNDAAVPFAEITKAMSFWFAFRTGVLGLLLLGHVAFLLNFIWIACPLNSQGTAAATFRPPPELGLAKEGHA